In Nocardioides sp. zg-1228, a single window of DNA contains:
- a CDS encoding YihY/virulence factor BrkB family protein, which yields MVEAREDTPAPRRVEVLLRRWREQAWRIIVTSVGSCLRHRVTGLAAEAAFFAVLSVPPLIFALAGAVGFVSERFTDTQVEDVRNAVLEMSRQGLTERAVNTIIRPTIDQVLDGGRYDVISIGFILALWSGSRALNVFVDTITIMHGLGGHRGIVATRALSFVLYVLAMVTGAVSIPLVVAGPSLVDRVVPERLDFVNSLYWPVVLVVCICFLATLYHVSVPVRTNWSFNLPGAVFALFCWIAGSYTLRWVLTVTAAESRSIYGPLAAPIAVLLWLYLLALSVLIGAAVNAAFDTVYPQKSTTRARLEMVQRLRERRSVRDS from the coding sequence ATGGTCGAGGCGCGGGAGGACACCCCTGCCCCGCGCCGCGTCGAGGTCCTCCTCCGCCGGTGGCGGGAGCAGGCCTGGCGCATCATCGTCACGAGCGTCGGGTCGTGCCTGCGGCACCGCGTCACCGGCCTGGCCGCGGAGGCGGCGTTCTTCGCGGTGCTGTCGGTGCCGCCGCTGATCTTCGCCCTCGCCGGCGCGGTCGGCTTCGTCAGCGAGCGGTTCACCGACACCCAGGTGGAGGACGTGCGCAATGCCGTCCTCGAGATGTCGCGGCAGGGCCTGACCGAGAGGGCCGTCAACACGATCATCCGCCCGACGATCGACCAGGTCCTCGACGGCGGGCGCTACGACGTGATCTCGATCGGGTTCATCCTGGCGCTCTGGTCGGGCTCGCGCGCGCTCAACGTCTTCGTCGACACCATCACGATCATGCACGGCCTCGGCGGGCATCGGGGGATCGTCGCCACCCGCGCGCTGTCGTTCGTGCTCTACGTCCTCGCGATGGTGACCGGCGCGGTGAGCATCCCGCTCGTCGTCGCCGGCCCGAGCCTGGTCGACCGGGTGGTGCCCGAGCGCCTCGACTTCGTCAACAGCCTCTACTGGCCCGTCGTGCTCGTGGTGTGCATCTGCTTCCTCGCCACGCTCTACCACGTGTCGGTCCCGGTGCGGACCAACTGGAGCTTCAACCTGCCCGGCGCCGTCTTCGCGCTGTTCTGCTGGATCGCCGGGTCCTACACGCTGCGCTGGGTGCTCACCGTCACCGCGGCGGAGTCGCGGTCGATCTACGGGCCGCTGGCGGCGCCGATCGCCGTGCTGCTGTGGCTCTACCTGCTGGCCCTATCCGTGCTCATAGGGGCGGCGGTCAACGCGGCGTTCGACACCGTCTACCCGCAGAAGAGCACGACGCGCGCGCGGCTCGAGATGGTGCAGCGGCTGCGGGAGCGGAGGAGCGTGCGAGACTCCTGA
- a CDS encoding potassium channel protein, which yields MSADSVEPGVGRVSLPETERSPWWELGRRILMAAAILFGTVLLVYLDREGYRDNAHPGRDLTLLDAFYYTTVTLSTTGYGDIAPESEQARLVNALVITPARIAFLVLLIGTTLEVLASQGREMFRVSRWRNKKMDQHVVVVGYGTKGRSAIDTLVSNGYDRRSIVVVDPEPVPVEEANRDRLVAIVGDATRRGVLRQAGVEKATHVIITTDRDDSNVLVTLTVRQINPDAWIVASVREQENVPLMRQSGANSVITSSDAVGRLLGLSSMSPMLGSVMEDLMTYGEGLEVAERDLLVAEVGKQPQRLPDQVIAVIRDEKVYRYFDPVVSLLARGDRLIVVRPAKELPWAPRPGTHGEELADEDD from the coding sequence GTGTCTGCTGACAGCGTGGAGCCCGGCGTCGGCCGGGTCTCCCTCCCGGAGACCGAACGGTCTCCCTGGTGGGAGCTCGGCCGCCGGATCCTGATGGCGGCCGCGATCCTGTTCGGCACCGTCCTGCTCGTCTACCTCGACCGCGAGGGCTACCGCGACAACGCGCACCCCGGCCGCGACCTGACCCTGCTCGACGCGTTCTACTACACGACCGTCACGCTCAGCACGACCGGCTACGGCGACATCGCACCGGAGTCGGAGCAGGCCCGGCTGGTCAACGCGCTGGTGATCACGCCGGCCCGCATCGCCTTCCTGGTGCTGCTGATCGGCACCACCCTCGAGGTCCTCGCCTCGCAGGGACGCGAGATGTTCCGGGTCTCCCGGTGGAGGAACAAGAAGATGGACCAGCACGTCGTCGTCGTCGGCTACGGCACCAAGGGCCGCAGCGCGATCGACACCCTCGTCAGCAACGGCTACGACCGCAGGTCGATCGTGGTCGTCGACCCCGAGCCCGTGCCCGTCGAGGAGGCCAACCGCGACCGGCTCGTGGCCATCGTCGGCGACGCCACGCGGCGCGGGGTGCTGCGCCAGGCGGGGGTGGAGAAGGCGACCCACGTCATCATCACCACCGACCGCGACGACTCCAACGTGCTCGTCACCCTCACCGTCCGTCAGATCAACCCCGACGCCTGGATCGTGGCGTCGGTGCGCGAGCAGGAGAACGTCCCGCTGATGCGCCAGTCGGGGGCCAACTCGGTCATCACCTCCTCCGACGCGGTCGGGCGGCTGCTCGGCCTGTCGTCGATGTCGCCGATGCTCGGCTCGGTGATGGAGGACCTGATGACCTACGGCGAGGGCCTCGAGGTCGCCGAGCGCGACCTGCTCGTCGCCGAGGTCGGCAAGCAGCCCCAGCGGCTGCCCGACCAGGTCATCGCGGTGATCCGCGACGAGAAGGTGTACCGCTACTTCGACCCCGTGGTGTCCCTGCTCGCGCGCGGCGACCGGCTCATCGTCGTACGCCCGGCGAAGGAGCTGCCGTGGGCGCCGCGCCCGGGCACCCACGGCGAGGAACTGGCCGACGAGGACGACTGA